In the genome of cyanobacterium endosymbiont of Braarudosphaera bigelowii, one region contains:
- a CDS encoding glycosyltransferase family 39 protein — MLKIQQHSKIYLAIILIFAFILRVIYLNEIPNGFFTDEASNAYDAYSVLHTLKDQYGKFLPWYFKSANDYREGLYIYIMFPFIKIFGLNPLGARIISSIIGTLTVLVTYYLSKEIFNQKVGLLSSLFLAIIPWHIHFSRVTFRAILVPFLFCLGLLFFIKSFKYPKYLIVSSFTFAVSIYTYNSARLFIPLFLIGLVTVYWKHLWVNKNLTIISFIIFLTIFFPQLIHQLSPEGMARANTVGIKTDISIVFRNYLSYFNPKFLFFEGDPSPRHTVNKVAGLFVFQLPLLILGIVSLTREINPYKSVILLWLVLYPIPAAFISADSAVRTLVVTPLFSIISAYTIFKIIDIFNKKYQYIVTCLMISILVSNIAIFCKRYFIEYPGWHTDVWLSTLGETISYANQTSYECIVYSNNAYGNYAYILIPFFTQILPDEYHKFNVDVSVNRLDMGRWNIKELETSEDLNTSCLYLLSGDPNANNPKGQDGQTLKAKGYEEKFIYSIKDIKNREFFRLVEIKKSL; from the coding sequence ATGCTAAAAATTCAACAACATTCTAAGATCTACCTTGCTATTATTCTTATTTTTGCTTTTATATTGAGAGTAATATATCTAAATGAAATCCCAAATGGTTTTTTTACAGATGAAGCATCTAATGCTTATGATGCCTATTCGGTCCTTCACACTTTAAAGGATCAATATGGAAAATTTTTGCCATGGTATTTTAAGTCAGCAAATGATTATCGTGAGGGATTATATATATATATTATGTTTCCTTTTATTAAAATTTTTGGCTTAAATCCACTTGGGGCAAGAATTATTTCATCTATTATTGGCACTCTAACAGTTTTAGTAACCTACTACCTGTCTAAAGAAATTTTTAACCAGAAAGTTGGATTATTATCTTCTCTTTTTTTGGCGATAATCCCTTGGCATATTCATTTTAGTCGTGTAACTTTTCGGGCAATTTTGGTTCCATTTTTATTTTGTTTAGGTTTATTATTTTTTATAAAAAGTTTTAAGTATCCTAAATATTTGATAGTATCTAGTTTTACATTTGCTGTAAGTATTTATACTTATAACTCTGCAAGGCTTTTTATACCATTATTTTTAATTGGATTGGTGACCGTATATTGGAAACATCTTTGGGTCAATAAAAACCTTACAATTATATCTTTTATAATTTTTCTTACAATATTTTTTCCTCAACTTATCCACCAATTATCTCCTGAAGGTATGGCTAGGGCCAATACAGTAGGAATTAAAACAGATATAAGTATAGTATTTCGTAATTATTTATCTTACTTCAATCCTAAATTTTTGTTTTTTGAAGGTGATCCAAGTCCGCGTCACACGGTCAATAAGGTGGCTGGATTATTTGTATTCCAATTACCTTTGTTGATACTAGGTATAGTAAGTTTAACTAGGGAAATTAATCCTTATAAATCAGTTATTTTACTTTGGCTAGTATTATATCCAATTCCTGCTGCTTTTATCTCAGCAGATAGTGCTGTGAGAACATTAGTCGTCACACCTCTTTTTTCAATTATCTCAGCTTACACAATTTTTAAAATAATTGATATTTTTAATAAAAAATATCAATATATTGTTACGTGTTTAATGATTTCTATTCTTGTTTCTAATATAGCAATTTTTTGTAAACGATATTTTATTGAATATCCAGGATGGCATACTGATGTTTGGCTATCTACCCTAGGAGAAACAATAAGTTATGCTAATCAAACTTCCTATGAATGTATTGTTTATAGTAATAATGCTTACGGAAATTATGCATATATACTCATCCCATTTTTTACACAAATACTTCCTGATGAATATCATAAATTTAATGTGGATGTTTCGGTAAACCGGTTAGATATGGGTAGATGGAATATAAAAGAATTGGAGACTTCTGAAGATTTAAATACTAGCTGTCTTTATCTTCTAAGTGGTGATCCCAATGCTAATAATCCGAAAGGACAGGATGGACAAACATTAAAAGCTAAAGGCTATGAAGAAAAATTTATTTATTCAATAAAAGATATTAAGAATCGTGAGTTTTTCCGCCTAGTAGAGATTAAAAAATCTTTATAA